In a single window of the Renibacterium salmoninarum ATCC 33209 genome:
- a CDS encoding bifunctional proline dehydrogenase/L-glutamate gamma-semialdehyde dehydrogenase: MTQTFAPANPRPTQLADDSVALVRKWLATPPSEGAKKGSQSAALLAEVLKDQRGLDFTIGFVDRVVRPENLGVAARNLALLAKQAPTFLPWYMKAGVRLGGIFAPVLPAVVVPIARAILRQMVAHLIVDARPAQLGTSIAKLKHDHTRLNINLLGEAVLGDKEADARLAGTKELLERPDVDYVSIKVSSVVSQLNMWAFEESVQKITERLVPLYLSAASGTSAKFINLDMEEHHDLDLTVAVFKRILDRPELKDFEAGIVLQAYLPDALGALQDLTAWTQKRQADGGASIKVRLVKGANLAMERVDAALHGWALATVESKEAADTNYKRCLDWALQPENAAAVRLGVAGHNLFDIAFAHLLAQARGVSDRIEFEMLLGMAEDQAEAVRADVGSLLLYTPVVKPQQFDVAISYLIRRLEENASPENFMSAVFELTANPVLFDREKQRFLDSVAALDAVVPQPNRRQLTDRAPQSEPGLFTNADDSDSSLPNIRAWGREVLARVPASELGSALVAQSAHTTPEAVEGLISTALAAQTDWAALGGAGRAQLLRKAAIELAKNRGALIEVAASETGKTLAEGDVEISEAVDFANFYALGAEQLEAVQGARFVPSKLTVVTPPWNFPIAITAGSILAPLAAGSAVVVKPAPQAKRCAARVVESLWNAGIPKDILIFADLEEGPIGQSLIAHASVDRVILTGAYETAKLFRSWRNDLPLLAETSGKNAIIVTPSADPDIAAKDVVRSAFGHAGQKCSAASLVMLVGSVAESDRFRNQLIDAASSLKVGFPDDAETEMGPIIEPAAGKLKSALTTLGEGESWLVEPRQLDAEGRLFSPGVRTGVRPGSYYHLTEFFGPVLGIMTAKTLDEAIELQNASAYGLTAGLHTMDAAELSLWLEKVQAGNLYVNRGITGAIVQRQPFGGWKRSSVGAGAKAGGPNYLMHLGSWEPATLPADLAEAEARPAIVQAINAASAELSETDLASLRRAVADDQRQWQAEFGIAKDVSGLGVERNVFRYLPVPVEIRLAGDNSADLIRTAAAGNRAGAKVTVSLAEAPASAVRNALIQLGVTVKIEAEADWALRLHGTGSIRVRLIGDADRKAERAILAATEGSPDVAIYAGPVTEAGRVELLPFLHEQAIAITAHRFGNPDHISHTVF; encoded by the coding sequence ATGACTCAAACGTTTGCCCCCGCAAATCCCCGCCCGACCCAATTGGCCGACGATTCCGTCGCTTTGGTCCGAAAATGGTTAGCAACACCGCCATCAGAGGGTGCCAAAAAGGGTTCACAATCAGCAGCGCTGCTGGCTGAAGTTCTCAAGGACCAACGTGGCCTGGACTTCACCATTGGCTTCGTGGACCGCGTTGTGCGGCCCGAAAACTTGGGCGTCGCAGCCCGTAATTTGGCTTTGTTGGCTAAACAAGCTCCTACCTTCTTGCCTTGGTATATGAAGGCTGGCGTGCGTTTGGGTGGCATCTTCGCCCCGGTGCTGCCCGCCGTCGTGGTACCCATCGCCCGGGCGATTCTCCGTCAAATGGTCGCGCACCTGATCGTGGACGCTCGTCCGGCCCAGCTGGGAACTTCGATAGCGAAGCTCAAGCACGATCACACGCGGCTGAACATCAACTTGCTCGGCGAAGCAGTGCTGGGCGATAAAGAAGCTGATGCCCGGTTGGCTGGCACCAAAGAGCTGCTGGAACGTCCTGATGTTGACTACGTATCGATCAAAGTCTCATCGGTTGTTTCACAGCTGAACATGTGGGCCTTTGAGGAATCAGTGCAAAAGATCACTGAGCGCCTGGTGCCGCTGTACCTCAGTGCGGCTTCTGGAACCTCGGCCAAGTTCATTAACTTGGATATGGAGGAGCACCACGATCTAGACCTCACCGTGGCAGTCTTCAAGCGGATCTTAGACCGCCCTGAGTTAAAAGACTTCGAGGCCGGCATCGTGCTGCAGGCCTATCTGCCGGATGCACTGGGGGCGCTGCAAGACCTCACCGCGTGGACGCAAAAGCGCCAAGCCGACGGCGGTGCAAGCATCAAGGTCCGACTGGTCAAGGGCGCCAACCTCGCGATGGAACGCGTCGATGCTGCCCTGCACGGCTGGGCATTGGCAACCGTTGAGTCAAAGGAGGCCGCGGACACCAATTACAAGCGCTGCCTGGATTGGGCGCTGCAGCCTGAGAATGCTGCCGCTGTGCGGTTGGGCGTAGCTGGGCACAACCTTTTCGACATTGCCTTTGCGCACCTTTTGGCGCAGGCTCGTGGCGTCTCGGATCGTATCGAGTTCGAAATGCTGCTCGGCATGGCCGAGGATCAGGCCGAAGCGGTGCGTGCCGATGTCGGTTCGTTGCTGCTGTACACGCCGGTAGTGAAGCCGCAGCAGTTCGACGTCGCAATCAGCTATTTGATTCGCCGTCTGGAAGAAAACGCCAGCCCGGAAAACTTCATGTCGGCAGTGTTTGAGCTCACGGCTAATCCGGTGCTCTTCGATCGGGAGAAGCAGCGCTTCTTAGATTCGGTTGCTGCGCTCGACGCCGTGGTCCCACAGCCAAACCGTCGGCAGCTCACCGATCGGGCGCCACAGTCCGAGCCCGGTCTATTCACAAACGCTGATGACTCTGATTCTTCCTTGCCTAATATTCGTGCTTGGGGCCGCGAAGTATTAGCGCGCGTGCCAGCTTCAGAGTTGGGCTCAGCGTTGGTCGCGCAATCTGCGCACACGACGCCGGAAGCAGTCGAGGGTCTGATCTCCACGGCGCTGGCCGCTCAGACGGACTGGGCCGCTTTGGGTGGAGCTGGTCGTGCTCAGTTGCTACGGAAAGCCGCCATCGAGCTTGCCAAGAACCGCGGCGCGCTGATTGAAGTTGCCGCTAGCGAAACCGGAAAGACCTTAGCTGAAGGCGACGTCGAAATCAGCGAAGCCGTGGATTTCGCAAACTTCTACGCACTGGGCGCCGAACAGCTCGAAGCAGTTCAGGGCGCTCGATTCGTGCCATCGAAACTGACCGTCGTGACGCCGCCGTGGAACTTCCCGATTGCGATCACTGCGGGCTCAATTTTGGCTCCGCTCGCCGCGGGCAGCGCCGTCGTCGTCAAGCCTGCACCGCAGGCGAAGCGCTGCGCCGCCAGGGTGGTTGAGTCGCTGTGGAATGCGGGGATTCCGAAAGATATTTTGATCTTTGCTGATCTTGAAGAGGGCCCGATCGGCCAGAGTCTGATTGCGCACGCATCCGTTGACCGAGTGATTCTGACTGGCGCTTATGAGACGGCTAAATTGTTCCGGTCTTGGCGCAACGACCTGCCGTTGTTGGCCGAGACCAGCGGCAAAAACGCAATTATCGTGACGCCGAGTGCGGATCCGGATATTGCTGCTAAAGACGTCGTTCGTTCGGCCTTTGGCCACGCCGGGCAGAAGTGTTCAGCGGCTTCGTTGGTCATGCTGGTAGGTTCGGTCGCTGAATCTGATCGCTTCCGCAATCAACTCATTGATGCTGCGTCCTCGCTCAAGGTGGGCTTCCCTGACGATGCCGAGACCGAAATGGGGCCGATCATTGAACCGGCAGCCGGCAAGCTCAAAAGCGCGCTCACGACGCTTGGTGAAGGTGAGTCTTGGCTCGTTGAACCTCGGCAGTTAGATGCTGAGGGACGGCTGTTCTCCCCCGGCGTGCGTACCGGAGTTCGCCCCGGAAGCTACTACCACTTGACCGAGTTCTTTGGGCCTGTCTTAGGCATCATGACCGCCAAAACCCTGGACGAGGCCATCGAACTGCAGAACGCCTCGGCGTACGGTTTGACCGCCGGACTGCACACGATGGACGCCGCCGAGCTTTCGCTCTGGCTAGAGAAGGTGCAAGCGGGCAATCTCTACGTCAACCGCGGCATTACCGGTGCAATCGTGCAACGGCAGCCGTTTGGTGGCTGGAAACGCTCCTCGGTGGGGGCTGGTGCCAAAGCGGGCGGCCCGAACTACTTGATGCACCTTGGCTCCTGGGAACCGGCAACCTTGCCGGCAGATCTGGCCGAGGCAGAGGCTCGCCCGGCCATCGTGCAAGCAATCAATGCGGCATCAGCCGAGTTATCCGAAACTGACCTAGCGTCGCTTCGGCGTGCAGTGGCCGACGACCAGCGTCAGTGGCAAGCCGAATTTGGTATTGCCAAGGATGTTTCCGGTTTGGGTGTGGAGCGCAATGTTTTCCGTTACTTGCCGGTTCCGGTAGAAATCCGCCTTGCGGGAGACAACTCGGCCGATCTGATCCGTACGGCAGCCGCTGGTAATCGTGCTGGTGCCAAAGTGACTGTCTCGCTGGCTGAGGCACCGGCGTCCGCGGTCCGGAACGCGCTGATCCAGTTAGGCGTCACCGTCAAAATTGAAGCTGAAGCCGATTGGGCGCTTCGGCTGCATGGCACCGGTTCGATTCGGGTCCGCCTCATTGGCGACGCCGATCGCAAGGCAGAACGTGCCATTTTGGCGGCTACCGAAGGAAGCCCGGATGTAGCCATCTACGCTGGTCCGGTGACCGAGGCTGGCCGCGTTGAGTTGCTGCCGTTCTTGCATGAGCAAGCGATCGCCATCACGGCGCACCGCTTTGGCAACCCGGATCACATCTCGCACACCGTGTTCTAA
- a CDS encoding Tat pathway signal protein: MSSPELPENSHQSSAPPPWNPEQPELRPELAQPESATATPAAKPDQRRRRQRRTVVVGLSITALVAGSIIAIVASRQDDPEYAQVCFDDRGNRVDDVKCGSGQGRGSGIYAWYFFARGASIPAVGQNRSNFPTGTTSRPSNGKPSTGFSDKGGTVSRGGFGGGGSGSSGG; this comes from the coding sequence ATGAGTTCGCCGGAACTGCCAGAAAATTCGCATCAATCGTCGGCTCCACCGCCATGGAACCCTGAGCAACCGGAGTTGCGCCCCGAACTTGCCCAGCCGGAATCGGCTACCGCAACGCCTGCGGCGAAGCCAGACCAACGACGACGTCGGCAGCGAAGGACCGTCGTCGTCGGGCTGAGCATTACCGCTTTGGTGGCTGGATCAATCATTGCCATTGTGGCTAGCCGACAAGATGACCCCGAATATGCTCAAGTCTGTTTTGACGATCGGGGAAACCGGGTGGACGACGTCAAATGCGGCAGCGGACAAGGACGCGGCTCCGGAATTTACGCCTGGTACTTCTTCGCTCGCGGCGCAAGCATTCCTGCCGTCGGGCAGAATCGAAGCAATTTTCCGACCGGTACCACGTCTCGGCCCAGCAATGGCAAACCTAGCACTGGCTTCAGCGACAAAGGCGGCACCGTGAGCCGGGGCGGCTTCGGTGGCGGCGGTAGTGGAAGCTCGGGAGGCTGA
- a CDS encoding glutathionylspermidine synthase family protein — protein MKRHEVAPRPDWKQKIEEQVLVFSTSFTADGQPVEYWNERAYYEFELAEVERLEETAEELHRMCLEAAKFLATGALGEIGIGAEALALAAKSFEHRDADIYGRFDVIYDGQGGPAKLLEYNADTPTGLIEASVSQWFWLQDVFPEKDQWNGIHEALIKQWKKLQYRTGMSMLHVSHSELEESGEDWMTAAYMRDVASSAGWNTVGINMSDIGWNPDLRRFVDLDNFVINTIFKLYPWEVMLKEPFGQYLLNRVQSPRWVEPAWKMLLSTKALLPARWHLYPGHPNLLPAYLDEPRDLEAWAAKPLHGREGDNIRIHAPGIEINQPGEYGKEGWCYQQYHPLPSYEGNHPVLGLWVVDGESVGCGIRESDGPVTDYYCRFVPNTINAPAPLNPPPAANQGIQL, from the coding sequence ATGAAACGACATGAAGTAGCTCCGCGGCCGGATTGGAAACAAAAGATTGAAGAACAAGTTTTAGTGTTCTCAACCAGCTTCACCGCGGACGGACAACCGGTCGAATACTGGAATGAGCGCGCATATTACGAATTTGAATTAGCCGAGGTCGAACGGCTTGAAGAGACTGCCGAAGAACTTCACCGGATGTGCTTAGAGGCGGCAAAATTCCTGGCAACTGGTGCGTTGGGCGAAATCGGCATTGGTGCCGAGGCACTCGCCTTAGCCGCTAAATCCTTTGAACACCGAGACGCCGATATCTATGGACGTTTCGATGTCATTTACGACGGCCAGGGCGGCCCGGCAAAACTGCTTGAATATAACGCGGACACTCCTACCGGTCTGATTGAAGCATCAGTGTCCCAATGGTTTTGGCTTCAAGATGTCTTTCCGGAAAAGGATCAGTGGAATGGCATCCACGAGGCATTGATCAAACAGTGGAAAAAGCTGCAGTACCGCACCGGCATGAGCATGTTGCACGTGAGCCACTCTGAGCTGGAGGAGTCCGGCGAAGATTGGATGACTGCGGCCTACATGCGCGACGTCGCCTCGTCAGCGGGCTGGAACACGGTGGGAATCAACATGTCCGATATTGGCTGGAACCCGGATCTACGGCGATTCGTCGACTTGGATAATTTCGTGATCAACACGATCTTCAAGCTGTATCCCTGGGAAGTGATGCTCAAAGAACCGTTTGGTCAATACTTGCTCAACCGAGTACAAAGCCCGCGCTGGGTTGAGCCAGCCTGGAAAATGTTGCTCTCCACCAAAGCACTCCTACCCGCGCGGTGGCACCTCTACCCCGGCCACCCCAATTTGCTACCTGCCTATTTGGACGAGCCCCGAGATCTCGAGGCGTGGGCGGCTAAGCCTTTACACGGCCGCGAGGGTGACAATATTCGGATTCATGCACCCGGGATTGAGATTAACCAACCCGGAGAGTACGGCAAAGAAGGCTGGTGTTACCAGCAGTATCACCCCTTGCCGAGCTACGAAGGCAATCATCCGGTCCTGGGTCTGTGGGTGGTTGATGGTGAATCAGTTGGCTGCGGTATTCGGGAATCTGATGGACCGGTTACCGACTACTACTGCAGATTTGTGCCAAACACGATTAATGCACCGGCACCTTTGAATCCGCCTCCGGCAGCTAACCAAGGAATCCAGCTGTGA
- a CDS encoding oxidoreductase has protein sequence MQNWLITGVSTGLGRAFAQAALDAGHTVVGTVRSAQDIRAFEDLKPGCAHARILDVTDDDAVFKVMAEIKETAGPLDVVIANAGYGLEGTFEETPLSQMRRQFEVNVFGAAATLQAALPFMRQRRRGHLMAVTSMGGLMAVPGLSAYCGRKFALEGMLEALGKEVSQFGIHVTAIEPGSFRTDWAGRSMVRTEQSIDDYEQLFAPIRQKRQSASGNQLGNPAKAGDAVVHIASIAQPPAHLVLGSDTLRLISDARAAVDNEIEHWDALSRTTDFGEGAQL, from the coding sequence ATGCAGAATTGGCTTATCACCGGCGTCAGCACTGGACTTGGCCGAGCTTTCGCCCAAGCAGCCTTAGACGCCGGGCACACCGTCGTCGGAACTGTTCGCTCGGCACAAGATATCCGCGCTTTTGAAGACCTCAAGCCTGGATGCGCACATGCTCGCATCCTCGATGTGACCGACGATGATGCCGTCTTCAAGGTCATGGCAGAAATCAAAGAAACCGCTGGTCCGCTCGATGTCGTGATCGCGAACGCCGGCTATGGCCTAGAAGGAACTTTTGAGGAAACCCCGTTGTCCCAGATGCGGCGACAGTTCGAAGTTAACGTCTTCGGTGCCGCCGCTACCTTACAAGCGGCGCTGCCGTTCATGCGCCAGCGTCGCCGGGGACACCTCATGGCGGTAACTTCTATGGGCGGGCTTATGGCCGTGCCAGGATTGTCTGCCTACTGTGGCAGAAAATTTGCGCTTGAAGGCATGCTTGAAGCCTTGGGCAAGGAAGTTTCTCAGTTCGGCATCCACGTTACGGCCATCGAGCCCGGCTCCTTCCGAACCGATTGGGCGGGGCGATCCATGGTGCGCACGGAGCAATCCATCGATGACTATGAGCAGCTTTTCGCGCCAATTCGGCAGAAACGCCAATCAGCCAGCGGCAACCAACTGGGCAATCCCGCGAAAGCTGGCGACGCCGTCGTGCACATCGCGTCGATAGCTCAGCCGCCAGCTCACCTCGTGCTGGGTTCGGATACACTGCGCCTTATCTCGGACGCTCGTGCTGCCGTGGACAATGAGATTGAACACTGGGATGCACTTTCCCGCACGACGGACTTTGGCGAGGGCGCACAACTCTGA
- a CDS encoding TetR/AcrR family transcriptional regulator: MAGQRQVSSRRPAERKGDIRERTILDTCEALLAEKGYEAMTVGDIAQGAELSRAAMYFYFGSKQETVTALVARTVEQLWERSRVTSETENSAEAIAMAMQRTVELWSKHGLVMRTAIDLSHTVPEIGELWNRTADLFIAAITSVLERAGVPAGGKTTQATAMAQALCWMIERTLYHASQGTLAELQSASSTCAHIWRISAGLKP; the protein is encoded by the coding sequence ATGGCCGGCCAACGTCAGGTATCGAGCCGTCGCCCGGCTGAGCGCAAGGGTGATATCCGGGAGCGGACTATCTTGGACACCTGCGAGGCATTGCTTGCTGAAAAGGGCTACGAGGCGATGACAGTGGGAGATATTGCCCAAGGTGCAGAACTTAGCCGCGCCGCAATGTACTTCTACTTTGGTTCAAAGCAGGAAACCGTCACAGCCCTAGTAGCTCGGACGGTCGAGCAGCTCTGGGAACGGTCCAGGGTCACCAGTGAGACGGAGAATTCGGCCGAGGCAATCGCGATGGCCATGCAGCGCACGGTTGAGCTGTGGAGCAAGCATGGCTTAGTAATGCGCACGGCCATTGACCTTTCGCACACCGTGCCAGAAATTGGCGAGCTCTGGAATCGAACCGCAGATCTTTTCATTGCGGCGATTACCTCAGTGTTGGAAAGGGCTGGCGTCCCAGCTGGCGGTAAAACAACGCAAGCGACAGCCATGGCACAGGCTCTGTGTTGGATGATTGAGCGGACATTATATCACGCATCGCAAGGAACCCTCGCAGAATTGCAGTCGGCTTCCTCAACCTGTGCACACATCTGGCGCATCAGCGCCGGCCTCAAGCCTTAA
- the glpK gene encoding glycerol kinase GlpK: protein MSQYVIAIDQGTTSSRAIIFDHDGNIVSTGQLEHEQIFPKAGWVEHNATEIWNNTREVIGTALSKANLTRHDIAAVGITNQRETAVVWDKTTGEPVYNAIVWQDTRTQSIVDELAVGGGVERFKDKVGLPLATYFSGTKIKWILDNVDGARERAAAGDLLFGNTDSWVTWNLTGGVDGGVHITDVTNASRTMFMDLATLSWDQEILDAFGVPASMLPTIKSSSEVYGTVHTSQLLREVPVAGILGDQQAATFGQAAFNTGEAKNTYGTGCFLIFNTGEEIVHSKNGLLTTVGYKLGDAPTHYALEGSIAVAGSLIQWLRDTLGMISSAPEVEELAASVEDNGGVYIVPAFSGLFAPYWRSDARGAIVGMTRYVNRNHIARAALEATAFQTREVLDAVNADSGVPLTELKVDGGMVANDALMQFQADILGVPVIRPKVTETTALGAAYAAGLAVGFWNDLGELSSNWAEDKRWEPAMEEDERARQLRLWKKAVTKSMDWVDEDVR from the coding sequence ATGTCGCAGTATGTCATCGCGATAGACCAGGGGACCACCAGCTCGCGGGCGATTATTTTCGACCACGACGGAAACATTGTCTCCACTGGACAGCTTGAGCACGAGCAAATTTTCCCTAAGGCTGGTTGGGTGGAACACAACGCCACCGAAATCTGGAACAACACGCGCGAGGTTATTGGTACCGCGTTGTCCAAGGCCAACCTCACACGGCACGACATCGCCGCAGTGGGTATTACGAATCAGCGCGAAACCGCTGTTGTCTGGGATAAGACCACGGGTGAGCCGGTTTACAACGCGATTGTTTGGCAAGACACGCGCACGCAATCAATTGTTGATGAATTGGCGGTAGGTGGCGGCGTGGAGCGGTTCAAAGACAAGGTCGGCTTGCCGCTTGCTACCTATTTCTCGGGTACAAAAATCAAGTGGATTCTAGACAACGTTGACGGCGCGCGCGAACGGGCAGCGGCTGGAGATTTACTCTTTGGCAACACCGACTCCTGGGTGACCTGGAACCTCACTGGCGGCGTTGACGGCGGCGTCCACATTACCGATGTGACCAACGCCTCGCGCACCATGTTTATGGACCTAGCGACCTTGAGCTGGGACCAAGAGATCCTGGACGCATTTGGCGTACCGGCTTCGATGCTGCCAACCATCAAGTCTTCCTCCGAGGTCTATGGCACCGTGCACACTTCGCAGCTGTTGCGCGAGGTTCCGGTTGCGGGCATTCTGGGCGATCAGCAGGCCGCGACCTTCGGTCAAGCCGCCTTCAATACCGGCGAAGCAAAGAACACTTATGGCACCGGTTGCTTCCTGATTTTCAACACGGGCGAAGAGATTGTTCATTCGAAGAACGGATTGCTGACCACCGTTGGTTACAAACTTGGGGATGCGCCGACGCACTATGCGTTGGAAGGCTCAATCGCCGTCGCCGGCTCGCTCATTCAGTGGCTACGCGATACCTTGGGCATGATTTCCTCAGCGCCCGAGGTTGAAGAGCTCGCTGCTTCGGTCGAAGACAACGGCGGTGTCTACATTGTGCCGGCGTTCTCCGGTCTGTTTGCACCGTACTGGCGTTCAGATGCGCGCGGTGCGATTGTCGGCATGACCCGCTACGTGAATCGCAACCACATTGCCCGCGCCGCGCTGGAAGCTACTGCTTTCCAAACGCGCGAGGTTCTCGATGCGGTCAACGCAGACTCCGGCGTTCCGCTGACTGAACTCAAGGTCGACGGCGGCATGGTCGCCAACGATGCACTGATGCAGTTCCAAGCCGATATTCTCGGTGTCCCGGTCATCCGGCCAAAGGTCACCGAGACGACGGCGCTGGGCGCGGCTTACGCGGCCGGGCTCGCCGTCGGCTTCTGGAACGATCTGGGCGAGTTGTCCTCAAACTGGGCTGAGGACAAGCGCTGGGAGCCCGCGATGGAAGAGGACGAGCGTGCTCGGCAGCTCCGCCTTTGGAAAAAGGCAGTCACCAAGTCAATGGACTGGGTCGACGAAGACGTCCGCTAA
- a CDS encoding MIP/aquaporin family protein — protein MNLMEIFLSELFGTAILILLGTGVVANVVLKGTKGNAGGTLMVNFGWGLGVFAGVYVAFKSGAHLNPAVTIGVAINNSINGNHEFVKGVDINAGTIALYIVAQLIGAIIGAVLCWLAYKQHFDAEPVAANKLGVFSTGPAIRNNAWNLVTEIIATFVLVFVVVLFGSKPSQLGPLAVALLVVGIGASLGGPTGYAINPARDLGPRIAHAFLPIKGKGSSDWSYSWIPVVGPIIGGVLAAVIAPIVAVWVK, from the coding sequence ATGAATCTTATGGAGATTTTTCTCTCCGAGCTGTTCGGTACTGCCATTTTGATCCTGCTCGGCACCGGCGTCGTCGCCAATGTGGTGCTGAAGGGTACCAAGGGCAATGCCGGCGGCACGCTCATGGTGAACTTCGGTTGGGGCCTTGGCGTCTTTGCTGGCGTCTACGTCGCCTTTAAATCTGGCGCACACCTGAACCCGGCAGTAACTATTGGCGTAGCCATTAACAATTCGATCAATGGCAACCACGAGTTCGTCAAAGGCGTCGACATCAACGCTGGCACGATCGCGCTCTACATTGTTGCGCAACTCATTGGTGCCATTATTGGCGCGGTACTTTGCTGGTTGGCTTATAAGCAACATTTCGATGCGGAGCCGGTTGCTGCTAATAAGCTCGGCGTCTTCTCTACTGGTCCAGCGATTCGTAACAACGCTTGGAACTTGGTTACCGAGATCATTGCCACCTTTGTGCTGGTGTTTGTGGTCGTGTTATTCGGCAGTAAACCATCTCAACTTGGCCCGCTCGCGGTGGCTTTACTCGTCGTCGGCATTGGTGCGTCATTGGGTGGCCCCACCGGCTATGCAATCAACCCAGCTCGTGACCTTGGCCCGCGTATTGCGCACGCCTTCTTGCCGATTAAGGGCAAAGGTTCCAGCGACTGGTCCTACTCGTGGATTCCGGTGGTTGGGCCAATCATTGGTGGCGTTCTCGCCGCCGTGATCGCACCAATCGTGGCAGTCTGGGTTAAGTAG
- a CDS encoding glycerol-3-phosphate dehydrogenase/oxidase, protein MSGSSPQFQAANNAEQRNAVLALRERPHSQVLIIGGGINGVGTFRDLALQGVDVVLVERGDYCQGASGASSHMIHGGIRYLENGEFRLVKESVEERNGLLKIAPHYVKPLQTTIPIFSTVSGVLSAPLRFLTHKQQGKPKERGAFLIKLGLSLYDSFSRDGGNVPKHEFSGRKKALQTLPKLNPGIKYAATYFDASVYNPERLTLDVLRDGELTGKAAAGSGKTDTARASNYLAVTAVTEAGVELSDQLTGERFIFSADVVVNTTGAWVDETNQAIGAATSFMGGTKGSHIVLDHPELLAACAGREIFFEHTDGRIVLIYPMGDRVLVGTTDLDADMREDALCTDEEIDYFFDLVSHVFPTIPISRDQIVYSFSGVRPLPKHDATQPGFVSRDYRIEQAQQNIAGRPTPVLSLVGGKWTTFRVLSEHMSNEVLTLLGKERKISTAKLAIGGGVDFPSTGSAVEEWIQAHITATIDAERASVLLTRYGTRAAQVIEFLEAGTDSVLHSTHELSTREVAYIAEHEQVGHLVDVIIRRTSLAFRGLVSAELLAELAQALSEPLGWDPERVQSEISHAEQILDRFHRVQVQNLIA, encoded by the coding sequence ATGTCCGGCAGTAGCCCGCAATTCCAAGCAGCCAACAACGCAGAGCAGCGCAATGCCGTTCTAGCCTTGCGCGAGCGACCTCATTCGCAGGTGCTGATCATCGGGGGCGGCATCAACGGAGTTGGTACCTTCCGGGACTTGGCACTTCAGGGCGTCGACGTGGTCTTGGTGGAACGTGGCGACTATTGCCAAGGAGCTTCCGGAGCTTCTTCGCACATGATTCACGGCGGAATTCGTTACTTAGAAAATGGCGAATTTCGACTGGTTAAGGAATCCGTTGAGGAGCGCAACGGGTTGCTTAAAATCGCGCCGCATTACGTTAAACCATTGCAAACAACGATTCCGATCTTTTCGACCGTTTCCGGCGTGCTGAGCGCGCCACTGCGCTTCCTCACCCACAAGCAGCAAGGCAAGCCCAAAGAACGTGGCGCTTTCCTGATCAAACTGGGCCTCAGCCTTTATGACTCTTTTTCTCGTGATGGTGGCAACGTGCCCAAACACGAATTTTCCGGACGCAAAAAGGCGCTGCAAACGCTGCCGAAACTGAACCCGGGCATCAAATATGCGGCCACCTATTTTGACGCTTCAGTGTACAATCCGGAGCGGCTTACCTTGGATGTGCTCCGAGATGGCGAACTTACCGGAAAAGCCGCCGCGGGTAGCGGCAAGACGGACACCGCGCGCGCCAGTAACTATCTTGCCGTCACTGCAGTGACGGAGGCCGGCGTTGAACTTTCCGATCAGCTCACGGGGGAGCGCTTTATCTTCAGCGCCGACGTCGTGGTTAACACCACCGGCGCTTGGGTGGATGAAACTAACCAAGCTATCGGTGCCGCAACTTCGTTTATGGGCGGCACAAAAGGCTCACACATTGTGCTGGACCACCCGGAACTCCTCGCTGCTTGCGCCGGTCGCGAGATCTTTTTTGAGCACACTGATGGCCGAATTGTGCTGATTTACCCGATGGGGGATCGGGTCTTGGTCGGCACTACAGACTTAGATGCCGATATGCGCGAAGACGCCCTGTGCACTGACGAGGAAATAGATTATTTCTTTGACCTTGTTAGCCACGTCTTTCCCACGATCCCTATCAGCCGGGATCAGATCGTTTACAGCTTTTCTGGTGTTCGGCCGCTGCCTAAGCACGACGCAACTCAGCCAGGGTTTGTCTCGCGGGATTACCGAATCGAGCAAGCGCAGCAGAACATTGCCGGTCGGCCAACTCCGGTTTTGTCCCTGGTTGGCGGCAAATGGACTACCTTCCGTGTCTTGAGTGAACACATGTCTAACGAAGTGTTGACGCTGCTCGGCAAGGAGCGCAAGATTTCGACCGCGAAGCTCGCCATCGGTGGCGGGGTGGACTTCCCGAGTACTGGCAGCGCCGTTGAAGAGTGGATTCAAGCGCATATCACGGCCACGATCGACGCCGAGCGGGCTAGCGTTCTGCTGACCCGTTATGGAACTCGCGCCGCTCAGGTGATTGAATTCCTTGAGGCTGGCACCGACTCGGTATTACATTCAACACATGAACTCAGCACGCGTGAGGTGGCCTACATTGCCGAGCACGAACAAGTGGGGCACTTGGTGGACGTCATTATTCGCCGAACTTCGCTGGCGTTCCGTGGTCTGGTGAGCGCCGAGCTACTTGCTGAGCTTGCCCAAGCGCTCAGCGAACCACTCGGTTGGGACCCCGAGCGGGTGCAATCAGAAATTTCCCATGCGGAGCAAATCCTGGACCGGTTTCACCGGGTGCAGGTGCAAAACTTGATCGCCTAA